In one window of Pseudomonadota bacterium DNA:
- a CDS encoding peptidylprolyl isomerase, giving the protein MARTFWLAVLLASALFPLGCGDDDSIGGEGETDSDSDTDSDGDSDTDSDSDTDTDSDTDTDSDTDPETITAQVEFQTSMGDFVIGLYGNEMPITVENFLAYVNDGFYDGFIFHRVIADFMIQGGGFDEELMAQPTDPAIELEISDWISHQPGVIG; this is encoded by the coding sequence ATGGCTCGGACATTTTGGCTCGCCGTTCTCCTCGCGTCGGCCCTCTTCCCGCTCGGGTGCGGCGACGACGACTCGATAGGCGGCGAGGGGGAAACGGACTCCGATTCGGACACGGATTCGGATGGAGATTCGGACACGGACTCCGACTCCGACACGGACACGGACTCCGACACGGACACCGACTCGGACACGGATCCGGAAACGATCACGGCGCAGGTCGAGTTCCAGACGTCGATGGGCGACTTCGTGATCGGGCTCTACGGCAACGAGATGCCGATCACGGTCGAGAACTTCCTCGCGTACGTGAACGACGGGTTCTACGACGGGTTCATCTTCCACCGCGTCATCGCGGACTTCATGATCCAGGGCGGCGGCTTCGACGAGGAGCTGATGGCGCAACCGACAGACCCGGCCATCGAGCTCGAGATCTCCGACTGGATATCCCACCAGCCAGGCGTGATCGG